GCTGCGCGCTGCCTTCATTCCCACTTTCTTGACGAGTGGATTTGCAATCTTGATTTCAACTTTTGTTAAAGGTTTCCCAGGTTTTCTTGGCGCAGTCCTTGCGCAATTTGTTGTCATTATCTTTTTTATCATCCATATTGCAGTTTCAAGAATGACAAGAAACCTTGACCCGATATCAACTATGGCGATGGCCCTGTTTTCTTACTTTGCTAAGTTGTTTGCCTTGGGTCTTTTGCTCTGGGCGATTGCCAAATACACAGATCGTTCAACAATTGATCGAACCACCTTTGGAATCACCGCCGTTGCGCTCACGGTGGCCTGGTTATGGGGCGAGATTGCCAGTTTCATGAAATTGCGCCTACATTTGCCTCTCCCCGGATCGAAGGAGTAGCTCATGTCACGTGGCGAAGAAAATGCAATGTGGTCGATCTTTGGCTACCTACTTTCAGGTCTACTTTTTTGGGGCGGTATCGGTTATGGCTTAGATAAGTGGTTAGGCACCGCCTACCTCACACTTATCGGCCTCCTGGTCGGAATTAGCGGGGCGATCTACCTGGTCTGGCTGCGTTTCGGCCGGCAGTGAGCCGTCCCACCTTTTCAAGGCAGTTTTCGATTTCTCAACTGAGCCTGACCTCGCATAGGGTTACACC
This DNA window, taken from Candidatus Planktophila vernalis, encodes the following:
- a CDS encoding AtpZ/AtpI family protein: MSRGEENAMWSIFGYLLSGLLFWGGIGYGLDKWLGTAYLTLIGLLVGISGAIYLVWLRFGRQ